TGGCCAAGAGCAATGGAGCCAAGGCATTCACCTCGAACTGACGCCGAATGGCATCAGGATCCAGCTTTTCGAGAGCAATGGACTCCAGAATTCCGGCATTGAGAACCACACCATCCAACACCTCACCTTCAAGCCTGCGAATCAGTTGATCGGGTGCATCGCGCGACGTTTGATCCAACCCGGCTTCAATGCGTACTGGTAGAGCCTTGAGCTCGTCTGAAGGCTCACGGCACACCGCGATCACCTGATCGCCGCGCTCATGCAGTTGTCGACAAAACTCAAGACCAATGCCTCGATTGGAACCGGTCACCAGGAACGTTGCCATCCATTTGTCTCGCCTTGAACACCATCCTCACGGGTGAAGGCTTGGACGTTCCAATGCTTTAGAGAAGGCTCAGAAAGCCATCAGATGGATGGATCAGGACACTGTCGCCACACCCTCGCTCAAACAGCTGTTACTGCGCGGTCTTCGCATTGCCGCAAGCACTGTCGCTTTGGTGGAGCTGCTTCGCAACGACTGGACCGGAGGTGGACTGGCCACCCTGGCGTGGTTCGTGTTCACGCAGGTGGAGCGTCGTCAAAGCAAGCAGCAGTGATGACCCTGAACATTCCGATCCAACAGGTGGCCGCTTTTGCCGAAGCACCGTTTGAGGGCAATCCAGCTGCCATCTGCACGTTGGGGGCATGGCTGCCCGAAGCGCTGATGCAAGCGATCGCAGCAGAAAACAACCTCTCAGAGACAGCCTTTGTGGTGGGAACAGACGGGCACTACGGGATTCGCTGGTTCACTCCCAGCTGCGAAGTGGACCTCTGTGGTCACGCCACGCTGGGCGCCGCCTATGTGCTGTTCCAGCAAGATCCTGGATTGGATCAGATTCAGTTCGAATCCAAGAGCGGTGGTCTACAGGTTCAGCGTCAGGGTGAACGTTTCACTCTCGACTTCCCCAGGCAACACGCCAGTCCCTGCGATCCACCGAAAGGGCTTCGCGACGCACTTGGCACGAGTCCGTTGGCCTGTCTGCTCGGCGAGGATCTGATCGCCGTTGTCGCTGATGAAGCGACGGTTCAGGCTTTAACCCCGAACCTCGGATCTGTGGCATCACTGCCCGGTCGAGGTTTGATTGTGACGGCACCGGGTAATGACGTGGATTTTGTCAGTCGTTTTTTCGCACCGGGGATCGGGATCGATGAAGACCCCGTGACTGGCTCAGCCCACTGCAGCCTCACTCCCTTCTGGGCTGAGCGATTGGGGCGCAGCACACTTCAGGCACGTCAGCTCTCCAAGCGACGTGGCACTCTGCGCTGCGAGCTGGCAGGTGAGCGCGTAATGATCACAGGGCAGGTGATGCCTTTCCTCAGAGGTGTCATTGAGCTCTCACTGCCATCCCGTGCACTCTGATCCAAGAGAGTCACAGCAGAATTCGCAACAGACGTTTGGCATAAGAGTCCATGGCTGTCTTCTTGCTCGTGCATGGTGGATCTCACGGCAGTTGGTGTTGGGACGCTTGTGCTGAAGCGCTTCGGCGTAATGGTCATGCAGCGTTGAGTTTCGATCTACCAGGTCACGGGCAGGACCCAACGCCACGGGATCAAGTGACCTTGAAGGCCTACGCCGAAGCGATCCGCGATCAATTGGAGCGGTGCGGACCTGAACCCCCTGTTCTTGTTGGC
This region of Synechococcus sp. NOUM97013 genomic DNA includes:
- a CDS encoding PhzF family phenazine biosynthesis protein; translated protein: MTLNIPIQQVAAFAEAPFEGNPAAICTLGAWLPEALMQAIAAENNLSETAFVVGTDGHYGIRWFTPSCEVDLCGHATLGAAYVLFQQDPGLDQIQFESKSGGLQVQRQGERFTLDFPRQHASPCDPPKGLRDALGTSPLACLLGEDLIAVVADEATVQALTPNLGSVASLPGRGLIVTAPGNDVDFVSRFFAPGIGIDEDPVTGSAHCSLTPFWAERLGRSTLQARQLSKRRGTLRCELAGERVMITGQVMPFLRGVIELSLPSRAL